The segment CACCTGGACTTGCGCGGAAAGTGGCTCATGCCCGTGCACAACGGCACGTTTGACCTGGGTCTGCACGCCTGGCACGAACCGTTCGACCGCATCACGGGGCTGGCGGCCAAGCAGGGCGTGAACCTGGCCACGCCGCAGATGGGCGAAGCGGTCGACCTGGCGCAGCCGAAAAAAGGCGAAAAATGGTGGCTGGCGATGCTGGAAGAAGAGATGGCGCGGTAACGCTGGCTCAGGCCGTCACGTCGATCAGGCGTCCCAGGGTCTGGCCATAGCCGTTCAGCTGGGGCGTGCTTTTCGGTGCGGCCGGGGCCGCTTGTTGCGGCACGGCCACCTTGATCGCCTGGTCCAGCTGCGGCGCCTTGATGGCGGCCGGGGCATCGGCCTGCGCTTGCTGGCTGCTGCGTTGCGTCTGGCTCAGCGATTCCTGTTCCCGCGCCAGCAACTGGCGGCTTTGCGCCAGCTGTTCGCTGTCGCGCTGCACCTGGTTCTGGCCTTGTTCGACCCTGCGCTGCGCCGTGGCCAGCGAGGCTTGCAAGTTTTTGACGGACGTTAGCGATACCACATTGTTCACCTTTGAAAGTATGTCCAGGCGTACAGGGAAGGGGGAAGGCCCAGGCCATGTGCCGCACCAGACGCAACATGCCTGGCGGTAACCTTTACCTGAATCAAGAGTAGGACAAATTCTCGCACAGTTCCAGTCATTATGTTTTCTTGATAAGGCTATCGCGCGCGCCCTATGTTGCCGAAGCGGCATGCCGAAGGTGAGCAAGTGATTGTCGAAGTGAGCACATGCTGTCGCCTGAGAGCATTGTTTCTCTGCCATCGGTGACGCCGTGCTGTAGAGAGGCACAAGTGCTCACATTTAAAACGTTGCTTTTTAGATAGTCAATGTATTGTTGTTTTTATACCATGTCTGTGCCCGCTAATGCGCGGCCTGTTTGGCGCTCTCGGCTATAATGGACGGTCAGAGTTGGTTTCTTTTGCCACACAGACAGGTAGTTAACATGAATCTCAAGAGCCTCGCAATTGCCCTCGGCATGTCGAAAACGACAGTCAGCAGGGCGTTGAACGGCTATCCGGAAGTCAATTCCCGCACCCGTGAAATCGTCCTGGCCGCCGCCAAGAAAGTCGGCTACCGGCCCAATCCGCTCGCGCGCAGCCTGGCCGTCGGCCGCACCAATGTGCTCGGCATGATCTATCCGCTGCTGCCCAGCGACCTGGGCGACAGCGTCTTTCTTTCCGTGGTCAATGGCATGTCCGACGCCGTCGAAGCGTCGAAGATGAGCTTGATCATCGCTCCCGTGTCGCCGCAGAACGAACAGCCTTCGTATGAAAACATGGTGCGCGGACGCCAGGTCGATGGCCTGGTGGTGGGCCGCACCAAGGTGGTCGACGAGCGCATCGCCTACCTGACGAAAGTGGGTTTTCCCTTTGTGGCGAATGGCCGCACGCGCATCAATGCGCCGTATGCCTATTTTGACTACGACAACGACACGGGCATCGACCTGGCCGTGTCTTTCCTGGCGGCGCACGGCCACCAGCGCATCGCCTTGCTGAGCGCGCCGCTGGATCTGCATTTTGCGTATGAGCGCAAGGAAAGCTTTATCCGCTGTATGGCGCAAGCGGGCTTGCCGGTCGATCCCGCCTATCTGCTCGACAATACCTTTGATCGCCGCAGCGGCTACCAGGCGATGCAGCAATTGCTCGCCTGCTCGCCCCGTCCCACGGCCGTCATCGTCGACAACCATCTGTCCGGCGTGGGCGTGGTGCGCGCGCTGATGGATGCCGGCATCGAGATCGGCAAGGAAATCTCCGTCATCGTCTGGGGCAATGTGGAAGACACCCTGATCGGCATCAACGTCACCACCATCGACCAGCCCGACCTGCGCCGCGCCGGCGCCAAGATGGTCGAAATGCTGCAGTCCCTGCTGGCCGGCTCGCCGCCGGAACGGCTGCAGGAAATCTGGCAACCGGTGCTGTTGCCGGGAGCGACGGTGGGGCGCTGCCCTGAATAAAAAAAACGCAGAGCCGAGGCTCTGCGTTGTCTTTTATGCCGCGTGCTTGCTGCCATCCGCGAGCACCGCCAGCAATCTGGCCTTATCCTTGCGATACGTGTCGACTGCCGCTTCCTTGACGTGGCCGAAGCCGCGGATTTTCTCGGGCAGCGATGCCAGTTCCACGCAGGTCGCCAGCTTGTCCGCCGTCAGGTTGACCAGCAGGCCGGCCAGCAGTTCGCGGTATTCGACGATCAGCGCGCGTTCCATCTTGCGCTCGGCCGTGTAGCCGAAGAGGTCGAAGGTGCCGCCCCGCAGTCCTTTGGCTTTCGCCAGCAGCTTGAAGGCACGCCACATCCAGGAGCCGAACTCCGCTTTCACGAGGTGGCCCTTGGCATCTTTCTTGGCGAACAGCGGCGGCGCCAAGTTGAATTTGACGGAGAAGTTGCCCTCGAATTGCTGCTGCAATTGCTCGACGAAACGGCCATCCGTGTACAGGCGCGCCACTTCGTATTCATCCTTGTAGGCCAGCAATTTGAAGTAGCTCTTGGCGACAGCCATCGACAGTTTCTGGCCCAGTCCCAGGGTGTTTTCGCGGTCGCGCACCTGTCTCACCAAGGTCGCATAGCCATCCGCATACGCGGCGTTCTGGTAGGCCGTGAGGAACTCCACGCGCTTCTTGAGCACGCTGTCGAGGCTTTGCGGCATTTGCACGATGATCGCTTGCGACGGCGTGGCGATTTGCGTCACCTTGCGTACGTCGACGGCGGCACGGCGGCCCCACAGGAAACTTTTCTTGTTCGATTCGATGCCCACGCCATTCAATTCGATGGCGCGCAGCAGGGCCGCTTCCGTCAGCGGGATACGGCCCTTTTGCCAGGCGTAGCCGAGCATGAACAGGTTGGCGGCAATCGAGTCGCCCATCAGCGCGGTGGCCAGTTTTGTGGCGTCGATAAAGTCGGCCGCGTCGGCGCCGCCGACGGATTCCTCGATCAGCTGGCGCACTTCGGCCGCCGGATATTGCCAGTCCGCATTCTGTGCAAACGTGCCCGGCGGTTGTTCGTGCAGGTTGACGACGGCCAGGCTGCGGCCCGGACGCATTTTCGACACGGCATCTTGCGCCCCGGCCGTCAGCATGTCGCAGCCCAGGATCAGGTCCGCTTCGCCCGTGGCGATGCGCTGGGCGCGGATGTGCGCGGGAGATTTGGCGATTTTCACGTGCGAAGTGACGGAACCGTTTTTTTGCGACATGCCCGTCATGTCCAGCACGGACGCGCCCTTGCCTTCCAGGTGCGCCGCCATGCCCATCAGGGCGCCGACGGTGATGACGCCCGTGCCGCCGATGCCGTTGATCAGGATGTTGTACGGCGCGTCGCAAGCGGGCAGGACGGGTTCCGGCAGGGGGCCGAAATTGTCCGTCTCGCCTGCTTTGCTCGCGCCCGTCTTGGTCTTCTTCAGGCTGCCGCCCTCGACGGTGACGAAGCTGGGGCAGAAACCCTTGGCGCACGAGTAATCCTTGTTGCACGAGGATTGGTCGATGGTGCGCTTGCGGCCAAATTCCGTTTCTTTCGGCAAGATCGACACGCAGTTCGATTGCACGCCGCAGTCGCCGCAGCCTTCGCAGACGGCGTCGTTGATGACCATGCGTTTGGCTATGTCCGGATACTCGCCTTTCTTGCGGCGCCGGCGTTTCTCGGCCGCGCAGGTCTGGTCGTAGATCAGCACGGACACGCCCGGTACTTCGCGCAATTCGCGCTGCACGGCATCCATGTCCTTGCGGTCGTGCAAGGTCAGGTGGGCGGGCAGGTTGCTGCGGTCGCTATAGCGCGATAAATCTTCCGTCACCAGCGCGATGCGGGCGATGCCTTCGGCCGCCACCTGTTGCGCCATCATCGGGACGGTGATGAGGCCGTCCACGGGCTGGCCGCCCGTCATGGCGACGGCATCGTTGTAGAGGATTTTATAAGTGATGTTGACCTTGGCCGCCTGCGCGGCGCGGATGGCCAGATAGCCGGAATGAAAGTAGGTGCCGTCGCCCAGGTTCTGGAACACGTGCGGCAGCTCGGAAAACGCGGCTTGCCCGATCCACGGCGCGCCTTCGCCGCCCATGTGCGTGGTCAGCTTGTTCATTTCCGGGTAGATCGACGTTGCCATCACGTGGCAGCCGATGCCGGCCAGCGCCAGGCTGCCGTCCGGCACCTTGGTCGACGTGTTG is part of the Janthinobacterium sp. 67 genome and harbors:
- a CDS encoding substrate-binding domain-containing protein encodes the protein MNLKSLAIALGMSKTTVSRALNGYPEVNSRTREIVLAAAKKVGYRPNPLARSLAVGRTNVLGMIYPLLPSDLGDSVFLSVVNGMSDAVEASKMSLIIAPVSPQNEQPSYENMVRGRQVDGLVVGRTKVVDERIAYLTKVGFPFVANGRTRINAPYAYFDYDNDTGIDLAVSFLAAHGHQRIALLSAPLDLHFAYERKESFIRCMAQAGLPVDPAYLLDNTFDRRSGYQAMQQLLACSPRPTAVIVDNHLSGVGVVRALMDAGIEIGKEISVIVWGNVEDTLIGINVTTIDQPDLRRAGAKMVEMLQSLLAGSPPERLQEIWQPVLLPGATVGRCPE
- a CDS encoding indolepyruvate ferredoxin oxidoreductase family protein; this translates as MSVTTENGSAAFARNAGAAPSTPLEPSRLTTVSLDDKYTATTGAIFLSGTQALVRLPMMQRLRDQAAGLNTAGFISGYRGSPLGGLDENLWKAKKQLEAHHVQFVPGVNEDLAATAVWGSQQVDLIGPAKYDGVFAMWYGKGPGVDRCGDVFKHMNHAGTAKLGGVLLVAGDDHGAYSSTLPHQSDHLFSASMIPVLYPCNVQEYLDLGIHGWAMSRFSGCTVAFKALADTVESSASIDADPFRVEVKIPQDFQMPEGGLNARLSSIPLGQQARNQEALMQDYKIYAALAYARENKLNHTTIDSPNAKLGIIASGKSYQDVLEALEELGIDEQMAADVGMRLFKVAMPWPLEPDSVREFAQGLDEILVVEEKRQIVEYQLKEQLYNWRDDVRPRVIGKFDEKGEWVAPRGEWLLTSKADFSVSQVARVIASRIARLISDPVTCDLIKARLSFLDAKDAVLKKAVNTPFRPAFYCSGCPHNTSTKVPDGSLALAGIGCHVMATSIYPEMNKLTTHMGGEGAPWIGQAAFSELPHVFQNLGDGTYFHSGYLAIRAAQAAKVNITYKILYNDAVAMTGGQPVDGLITVPMMAQQVAAEGIARIALVTEDLSRYSDRSNLPAHLTLHDRKDMDAVQRELREVPGVSVLIYDQTCAAEKRRRRKKGEYPDIAKRMVINDAVCEGCGDCGVQSNCVSILPKETEFGRKRTIDQSSCNKDYSCAKGFCPSFVTVEGGSLKKTKTGASKAGETDNFGPLPEPVLPACDAPYNILINGIGGTGVITVGALMGMAAHLEGKGASVLDMTGMSQKNGSVTSHVKIAKSPAHIRAQRIATGEADLILGCDMLTAGAQDAVSKMRPGRSLAVVNLHEQPPGTFAQNADWQYPAAEVRQLIEESVGGADAADFIDATKLATALMGDSIAANLFMLGYAWQKGRIPLTEAALLRAIELNGVGIESNKKSFLWGRRAAVDVRKVTQIATPSQAIIVQMPQSLDSVLKKRVEFLTAYQNAAYADGYATLVRQVRDRENTLGLGQKLSMAVAKSYFKLLAYKDEYEVARLYTDGRFVEQLQQQFEGNFSVKFNLAPPLFAKKDAKGHLVKAEFGSWMWRAFKLLAKAKGLRGGTFDLFGYTAERKMERALIVEYRELLAGLLVNLTADKLATCVELASLPEKIRGFGHVKEAAVDTYRKDKARLLAVLADGSKHAA